In one Ischnura elegans chromosome 13, ioIscEleg1.1, whole genome shotgun sequence genomic region, the following are encoded:
- the LOC124170280 gene encoding zinc finger protein 391-like: MKSWKNVELFLLISQHLAELHMMDKQASKISGGRVTMGEVRGGSGCDAPIIPDALRMIRISEKRRSCAEAVMGYKDEFSNCEAKNAVKGQMSNETSYNCYHCTGGFSTKSELIKHLETHFGASNLVVDDESSMVLDIKGTNSGKQVLRHEGNGPLKGVSRGTLEKGKDRKGRRFAVGADTCVESDSLNSSSCIRDIKKGKCSSVRGRPYSCSVCYKCFAKSSTLNNHMRVHTGEKNYSCSVCNKSFSLRGNLSTHERTHTGEKPYACSTCNESFSLSFNLKTHIRTHTGERSYSCDICCKSFSRSDVLNKHIRTHTGDKPYTCSVCSRSFSQSSGLTKHMRIHTGDKPYSCSVCNKSFSQSSHLSKHKRTHTGEKPYTCSICTKPFCNNSDLTKHMHIHTGEKSNSCKICCKSFSRSDSLTNHMRIHTGDKPYICSICNKSFSVSGILNKHIATHTRDRSNSCKICCKSFSRSDVLTKHMRIHTGD, translated from the coding sequence ATGAAGTCATGGAAAAATGTGGAGCTGTTCTTGCTGATAAGTCAACATCTTGCTGAACTCCATATGATGGACAAGCAGGCATCCAAAATCAGTGGAGGCAGAGTCACAATGGGTGAGGTGAGGGGTGgaagtggttgtgatgcaccaatAATCCCTGATGCCCTCAGGATGATCAGAATCAGTGAAAAGAGGAGGAGTTGCGCAGAGGCAGTCATGGGGTACAAAGATGAGTTCAGTAATTGTGAGGCAAAAAATGCTGTTAAGGGACAAATGTCAAACGAAACTTCATATAATTGCTACCACTGCACAGGTGGATTCAGCACCAAAAGTGAGCTCATCAAACACCTTGAAACTCATTTCGGTGCCAGCAATTTAGTTGTGGATGATGAGTCCTCCATGGTGCTAGATATAAAAGGGACAAACAGTGGAAAACAAGTGCTAAGGCATGAAGGAAATGGGCCTCTAAAGGGAGTATCCAGAGGGACTCTGGAGAAAGGAAAGGATAGAAAAGGGAGAAGGTTTGCTGTAGGAGCTGACACTTGTGTAGAAAGTGATTCCTTAAATTCCTCCTCTTGCATTAGGGACATCAAAAAGGGAAAGTGTTCAAGCGTAAGAGGGaggccttattcctgtagtgtgtgCTATAAGTGTTTCGCTAAATCTTCTACTCTCAACAATCACatgcgtgtacacacaggggagaagaattattcctgtagtgtctgcaataagtcattctctctgAGGGGCAACCTCAGCACACACGAGCGtacacacacaggagagaaaccttatGCATGCAGCACCTGCAATGAGTCTTTCTCTTTGAGTTTCAACCTCAAAACCCATATCCGCacccacacaggagagaggtcttattcatgtgacatatgctgtaaatcattcagtcgtagTGATGTCCTTAACAAGCACATCCGTACTCACACTGGGGATAAGCCTTATACCTGTAGTGTATGCAGTAGGTCTTTCTCTCAGAGTTCTGGCCTCACCAAGCACATGCGTATACACACTGGGgataaaccttattcctgtagtgtatgcaataagtcattctctcagaGTAGCCACCTCAGCAAACACAAGCGTACACACACAGGGGAGAAACCTTATACATGCAGCATTTGCACCAAGCCTTTTTGTAACAATTCTGACCTCACCAAACACATGCATATACACACGGGGGAGAAGAgtaattcatgtaaaatatgttgtaaatcattcagtcgtagTGATTCCCTTACCAACCACATGCGTATACACACTGGGGATAAGCCTTATATATGCAGCatctgcaataagtctttctctgtgAGTGGTATCCTCAACAAGCATATAGCTACACACACAAGAGACAGGtctaattcatgtaaaatatgctgtaaatcattcagtcgcagTGATGTCCTTACCAAGCATATGCGTATACACACGGGGGATTAG